A single window of Nitrospira sp. DNA harbors:
- a CDS encoding ferredoxin--nitrite reductase yields the protein MNKIEAIKAERDGLAVREMIAHYATTGWESIPEADVQRLKWYGLFLRNPTPGLFMVRVRIPGGHTSSYQLRALAEIASTYGNGVLDLTTRQQVQLRNIKIEDVPAVFARMDGVGLTSMQTGMDNVRNVMTCAIAGLNPDEVVETTALVRAINEAILGNPAYSNLPRKLNVAVTGCPHNCVHMETQDLALVPAHYDLGHDRCAGFNVLVGGKLGSGGYRIATPLDVFVNPAEALDVCRAILEIYRDHGPRESRTQARLAFLIDDWGEVRFRAEVEARLGKRLASAGIDARKTGEQDHVGIFRQRQQGMNYAGLKVLVGRVKAADLVKILNLSEKYGNGEIRITPSQALIIPNISDRMVGDLADEPLLKQFAYNPSALYKGLVSCVGSDYCNLAVIESKGRAVAVAKALEGRLGNSLKPITMHWSGCPASCGNHLVADVGLLGKKAKVDGKVVEAVDIYVGGRSGPDPKLAVKIMEDVPCDKLPAVLEGLLPYHTREKMHRVRGGGARKVLVGKEANISPAA from the coding sequence AGGCGATCAAGGCTGAGCGTGACGGATTGGCGGTGCGGGAGATGATTGCCCACTATGCGACGACCGGGTGGGAATCGATTCCTGAGGCCGATGTCCAGCGGCTCAAGTGGTATGGCCTCTTTCTGCGCAATCCTACGCCGGGATTGTTCATGGTACGGGTGCGGATTCCCGGCGGGCATACGTCGTCGTATCAACTGCGGGCGTTGGCCGAGATTGCGTCGACCTATGGCAACGGAGTCTTGGATCTGACCACCAGGCAACAAGTCCAACTCCGGAACATCAAGATCGAAGATGTGCCGGCGGTCTTTGCCCGGATGGACGGGGTCGGCCTGACCTCCATGCAAACCGGCATGGACAATGTCCGGAACGTCATGACCTGCGCCATCGCCGGGCTCAACCCGGATGAGGTCGTTGAGACTACGGCGCTGGTGCGGGCGATCAACGAAGCGATTCTCGGCAATCCGGCCTACTCCAATCTGCCGCGCAAGCTGAATGTGGCGGTGACCGGCTGCCCGCATAACTGCGTGCATATGGAGACGCAAGATCTGGCGCTTGTGCCGGCGCACTATGATTTGGGGCATGACCGGTGCGCGGGATTCAATGTGCTCGTGGGGGGCAAGCTGGGATCGGGCGGGTATCGAATCGCCACGCCCCTGGATGTGTTCGTCAATCCGGCCGAGGCGTTGGATGTGTGCCGCGCGATTCTGGAAATCTATCGTGACCATGGGCCGCGGGAGAGTCGCACGCAAGCCCGTCTCGCGTTTTTGATCGACGATTGGGGCGAGGTTCGATTTCGCGCCGAAGTTGAAGCTCGTCTAGGCAAGCGGCTCGCGTCGGCCGGAATAGATGCCCGGAAAACGGGAGAGCAAGACCATGTCGGGATCTTCCGTCAACGGCAACAGGGAATGAACTACGCCGGGCTCAAAGTACTCGTCGGGCGGGTGAAAGCGGCGGATCTCGTGAAGATCCTGAATTTGTCGGAGAAGTATGGGAACGGGGAAATCCGCATTACCCCAAGCCAGGCGCTGATCATTCCCAATATCAGCGATCGAATGGTCGGGGATCTGGCGGACGAACCGCTCTTAAAGCAATTCGCCTATAACCCGTCGGCCCTCTATAAAGGCCTGGTCAGCTGCGTCGGCAGCGACTACTGCAATCTGGCGGTGATTGAAAGCAAGGGGCGGGCGGTCGCGGTGGCCAAGGCGCTTGAGGGGCGGCTGGGCAATTCGCTCAAGCCGATCACCATGCACTGGTCCGGCTGCCCCGCGAGTTGCGGCAATCACTTGGTGGCCGATGTGGGGTTGTTGGGGAAAAAGGCCAAAGTCGACGGGAAGGTCGTCGAGGCGGTGGATATTTACGTCGGCGGCCGGTCGGGGCCCGATCCGAAGCTGGCAGTCAAGATTATGGAAGATGTGCCCTGCGACAAACTTCCAGCAGTGCTCGAAGGCCTGCTGCCCTACCACACACGTGAGAAGATGCACCGCGTCCGCGGCGGCGGAGCCAGGAAAGTGCTGGTGGGAAAGGAAGCAAATATTTCGCCTGCGGCATAG